The proteins below are encoded in one region of Juglans microcarpa x Juglans regia isolate MS1-56 chromosome 4D, Jm3101_v1.0, whole genome shotgun sequence:
- the LOC121260329 gene encoding O-fucosyltransferase 31-like isoform X1, producing the protein MDLYFSGSQRAAIAGLFMVLLPVFLPNLFRPLGRASPSMFSEWNAPKPRHFDLLEGALIGQTSVRQQNKLWSPLPNQGWKPCAETTNIPSVPEKTRGYIQVFLDGGLNQQKMGICDAVAVAKILNATLVIPHLEVNPVWQDSSSFTEIFDVDHFIDVLRDEVSIAKELPSEFSWSTREYYATGIRATRIKTAPVHASANWYLDNVLPILQSYGIAAIAPFSHRLTFDNLPTNIQRLRCKVNFHALAFVPHIRALGDTLVNRLLNPPNKNQTAYLLEERDQIGKGKARKFVVLHLRFDKDMAAHSACDFGGGKAEKLALAKYRQVIWQGRVLNSQFTDEELRNQGRCPLTPEEIGLLLAALGFDNNTRLYLASHKVYGGEARISTLRQLFPLMEDKKSLSSAEERTKVEGKASLSAAVDYYVSMQSDIFISASPGNMHNALVGHRAYLNMKIIRPNMALLGQLFLNKSMEWSEFQRAVLEGHKSRQGQIRLRKAKQSIYTYPAPDCMCQP; encoded by the exons ATGGACCTCTACTTCAGCGGATCTCAGAGAGCTGCTATTGCTGGGCTTTTCATGGTCCTTTTGCCAGTTTTCCTGCCCAATCTGTTCCGCCCACTGGGCCGTGCCTCGCCTTCCATGTTCTCC GAGTGGAATGCTCCAAAACCTAGGCACTTCGATCTACTAGAGGGCGCTTTAATAGGCCAAACT TCAGTTCGACAACAGAATAAACTTTGGTCGCCCTTGCCCAACCAAGGATGGAAGCCTTGTGCTGAGACTACAAATATACCAT CTGTGCCGGAAAAAACTCGAGGGTATATTCAGGTATTTCTTGATGGAGGATTGAACCAGCAGAAAATGGGG ATCTGTGATGCAGTTGCTGTTGCTAAAATCTTGAATGCAACCCTAGTGATTCCACATCTCGAAGTGAATCCTGTATGGCAAGATTCAAG TTCATTCACAGAAATATTTGATGTTGACCACTTTATTGATGTCTTGCGCGATGAAGTTTCTATAGCGAAAGAGCTGCCCAGTGAATTTTCTTGGAGCACGAGGGAGTATTATGCTACAGGCATTCGAGCTACCAGAATTAAAACAGCACCTGTTCATGCTTCCGCTAACTGGTATCTGGATAATGTCTTGCCCATATTGCAGAG TTATGGAATTGCTGCTATTGCCCCATTCTCTCACCGACTCACTTTTGACAACTTGCCCACAAACATTCAGCGACTACGTTGTAAAGTCAACTTTCATGCACTAGCCTTTGTTCCTCATATCAGGGCATTGGGAGACACCCTTGTCAATCGCCTCCTTAACCCTCCCAACAAAAACCAGACTGCATACCTACTGGAGGAACGAGATCAAATTGGAAAAGGGAAAGCCAGGAAATTTGTTGTATTACATCTTCGTTTTGATAAG GATATGGCTGCTCATTCAGCGTGTGATTTTGGTGGGGGTAAAGCTGAGAAACTGGCTCTTGCAAAATACCGGCAGGTGATTTGGCAAGGAAGGGTCCTGAACTCTCAGTTCACTGATGAGGAGCTGCGAAATCAGGGACGTTGCCCATTGACTCCAGAAGAGATTGGGTTGCTGCTGGCAGCTTTGGGCTTTGACAATAATACTCGTCTTTATCTTGCTTCCCACAAG gtttATGGTGGAGAGGCAAGGATCTCAACTTTGCGCCAATTATTTCCATTAATGGAAGATAAGAAGAGCCTTTCCTCAGCAGAGGAACGGACTAAGGTTGAAGGCAAGGCTTCTTTGTCAGCTGCAGTTGATTATTATGTGAGCATGCAGAGTGACATTTTTATTTCTGCTTCTCCGGGCAATATGCACAATGCTTTG GTGGGACATCGAGCTTACCTGAACATGAAGATAATAAGACCAAACATGGCACTGTTGGGCCAGCTCTTTCTGAATAAAAGCATGGAGTGGTCAGAGTTCCAACGAGCAGTTCTGGAAGGACACAAAAGTAGACAAGGGCAGATCAGGTTGAGAAAGGCGAAGCAATCCATATATACATATCCCGCTCCTGATTGCATGTGTCAACCTTAA
- the LOC121260329 gene encoding O-fucosyltransferase 31-like isoform X2 — MDLYFSGSQRAAIAGLFMVLLPVFLPNLFRPLGRASPSMFSEWNAPKPRHFDLLEGALIGQTVIRQQNKLWSPLPNQGWKPCAETTNIPSVPEKTRGYIQVFLDGGLNQQKMGICDAVAVAKILNATLVIPHLEVNPVWQDSSSFTEIFDVDHFIDVLRDEVSIAKELPSEFSWSTREYYATGIRATRIKTAPVHASANWYLDNVLPILQSYGIAAIAPFSHRLTFDNLPTNIQRLRCKVNFHALAFVPHIRALGDTLVNRLLNPPNKNQTAYLLEERDQIGKGKARKFVVLHLRFDKDMAAHSACDFGGGKAEKLALAKYRQVIWQGRVLNSQFTDEELRNQGRCPLTPEEIGLLLAALGFDNNTRLYLASHKVYGGEARISTLRQLFPLMEDKKSLSSAEERTKVEGKASLSAAVDYYVSMQSDIFISASPGNMHNALVGHRAYLNMKIIRPNMALLGQLFLNKSMEWSEFQRAVLEGHKSRQGQIRLRKAKQSIYTYPAPDCMCQP; from the exons ATGGACCTCTACTTCAGCGGATCTCAGAGAGCTGCTATTGCTGGGCTTTTCATGGTCCTTTTGCCAGTTTTCCTGCCCAATCTGTTCCGCCCACTGGGCCGTGCCTCGCCTTCCATGTTCTCC GAGTGGAATGCTCCAAAACCTAGGCACTTCGATCTACTAGAGGGCGCTTTAATAGGCCAAACTGTGA TTCGACAACAGAATAAACTTTGGTCGCCCTTGCCCAACCAAGGATGGAAGCCTTGTGCTGAGACTACAAATATACCAT CTGTGCCGGAAAAAACTCGAGGGTATATTCAGGTATTTCTTGATGGAGGATTGAACCAGCAGAAAATGGGG ATCTGTGATGCAGTTGCTGTTGCTAAAATCTTGAATGCAACCCTAGTGATTCCACATCTCGAAGTGAATCCTGTATGGCAAGATTCAAG TTCATTCACAGAAATATTTGATGTTGACCACTTTATTGATGTCTTGCGCGATGAAGTTTCTATAGCGAAAGAGCTGCCCAGTGAATTTTCTTGGAGCACGAGGGAGTATTATGCTACAGGCATTCGAGCTACCAGAATTAAAACAGCACCTGTTCATGCTTCCGCTAACTGGTATCTGGATAATGTCTTGCCCATATTGCAGAG TTATGGAATTGCTGCTATTGCCCCATTCTCTCACCGACTCACTTTTGACAACTTGCCCACAAACATTCAGCGACTACGTTGTAAAGTCAACTTTCATGCACTAGCCTTTGTTCCTCATATCAGGGCATTGGGAGACACCCTTGTCAATCGCCTCCTTAACCCTCCCAACAAAAACCAGACTGCATACCTACTGGAGGAACGAGATCAAATTGGAAAAGGGAAAGCCAGGAAATTTGTTGTATTACATCTTCGTTTTGATAAG GATATGGCTGCTCATTCAGCGTGTGATTTTGGTGGGGGTAAAGCTGAGAAACTGGCTCTTGCAAAATACCGGCAGGTGATTTGGCAAGGAAGGGTCCTGAACTCTCAGTTCACTGATGAGGAGCTGCGAAATCAGGGACGTTGCCCATTGACTCCAGAAGAGATTGGGTTGCTGCTGGCAGCTTTGGGCTTTGACAATAATACTCGTCTTTATCTTGCTTCCCACAAG gtttATGGTGGAGAGGCAAGGATCTCAACTTTGCGCCAATTATTTCCATTAATGGAAGATAAGAAGAGCCTTTCCTCAGCAGAGGAACGGACTAAGGTTGAAGGCAAGGCTTCTTTGTCAGCTGCAGTTGATTATTATGTGAGCATGCAGAGTGACATTTTTATTTCTGCTTCTCCGGGCAATATGCACAATGCTTTG GTGGGACATCGAGCTTACCTGAACATGAAGATAATAAGACCAAACATGGCACTGTTGGGCCAGCTCTTTCTGAATAAAAGCATGGAGTGGTCAGAGTTCCAACGAGCAGTTCTGGAAGGACACAAAAGTAGACAAGGGCAGATCAGGTTGAGAAAGGCGAAGCAATCCATATATACATATCCCGCTCCTGATTGCATGTGTCAACCTTAA